A region of the Leucobacter komagatae genome:
CCGCTCACCCTCTCGATCCACGGCGCCCCAGATTCCGCGGCGGCGCTTCTCAGCCAGCGGTACGGGATCCGCGGGCCAGCCCAGGGCGTCTCCGCGACGTGCGCGAGCGGCGCGGTCGGGCTGGGGGATGGGCTCAGGCGGATCCGCCACGGCTATGCCGACGCCGTGCTCGTCGTCGGTATGGAGGACTGCCTGAACGGCGTCAACCTCTCGTCGAACGCGAACATGCGCGCGCTCGCCGCAGGCTACGAAGGGGCGCCCGAGACCGCGTCGCGGCCGTTCGACCGCGCTCGCTCTGGGTTTGTGATGTCGCAGGGGGCTGCGGCGATCCTGATCGAATCGGAGGAGCACGCGCTCGCGCGCGGCGCCGAGGTGCTCGCGGTGCTCGCCGGGTTCGGCTCGGCGAGCGACGCCCACCACCCGACCGCGCCGCACCCTGAGGGCCGCGGCGCCGCGCAGGCCGTGCGCGAGTGCCTCGCCGATGCGGGCGTCGGCCCCGAGGCCGTCGACCACATCAACGCGCACGGAACCGGCACCCCCGCGGGCGACGCCGCCGAGCTCCTCGCCCTTGAGGCGGTGCTCGGCGAGCACGCGCGCCGCACGCCGATCTCGGCGACGAAATCGAGCACCGGGCACCTGCTCGGCGCGGGCGGCGTCGTCGAAGCGATTATCTCGGTGGTGGCTCTGCGCCAACGGCTCTTGCCACCGACCCTGAACCTTGGCGACCCCGAGTTCGACGGCTGGGACTTCGTCGCGGGGGCTGCCCGTTCGGCCGTGGTCTCGCGCGTGCTGTCGACCTCGTTCGGGTTCGGCGGGCACAACGGGGCCGTGCTCATCGAGCGGTCGTAGCGCCTCACTGCTTACCTAAGAACCAACGATCGGAGAGAGAATGAGCGACCGAGAGACGCGGCATCAGGAGCTTGCCGAGCGCTACCTGCCCGAGGAACTGCTCGAGCGGTTTCGCGAGCGCGCGGCGGTGTACGACCGCGAGAACAGCTTCTTCCACGAAGACCTCGACGAGCTGCGCGAGCGCGGCTACCTGACGCTGTTCGTGCCGTCGGAATTCGGCGGGCCCGGCCTCACCCTCAACGAAGTGTCGCGGCTGCAACAGCGGCTCGCGACCGCGGCCCCCGGCACGGCGCTCGCGATCAACATGCACCTCATGTGCACGGGCGTCATCCGGGCGATGTTTGAGCGCGGCGACCGATCGCTCGGCTACGTGTTCGAGGAGGCGATGGCCGGCGAGATCTTCGCGTTCGGCATCAGCGAGCCCGCGAACGACTGGGTGCTGCAGGGGTCGAAGTCTAAGGCGGAGCCGCAGGAAGACGGCGGCTACCTGCTCTCGGGCGTGAAGATCTTCACGTCGCTGTCGCCCGTGTGGACGCGGCTCATCGTGCACGGCCTCGACACCGCGACCGCGGACACCGACGCTGAGACGCTCGTCTACGGGTTCCTCGAGCGCACCGCCGAGGAGGCCGCGGCGTGGGGTGGCAACGGTATTGCGGTGTCTGATCAGTGGGACGTGCTCGGCATGCGCGCCTCGCACAGCCGCGCGACAATCCTCGACGGCGCGCGCATCAGGCCGGAGCGGGTCGCCCGGAAGATCCCGGCAGGCCGCCACCCCGACCTGCTCACGTTCGCGATCACCGCGAACTTCCAGCTGCTCATCGGCTCCGTGTACGCGGGCGTCGCGCGCCGGGCGCTCGACCTCGCCGCAGCAGGGATGAAGAAGCGGCGCTCGGCGAAGGCCGGCACCTCGCACGCAGAGGTGCCCGAGGCGCGCGTGCGTCTCGCCGACGCCCACATGGAGTTCATGGCCGTGCCCGCGCAGCTCGACGCGTACACGCGCGACTTCGACGAGCTTGTCGACTACGACTCCGAATGGCCGCTGCGCCTCGTCTCGGCCCGTCTGAACGCGTCGACGGCCGCGCGCCGCAACGCCGAGACCGCGCTCATCTGCGCGGGCGGCTCGGGCTTCGACAACGGCAGCGAGCTCAGCCGCGTCTACCGTGACGCGACCGCGGGCCTCTTCCACCCGCCGAGCGCTGACGCGGCGCGCCCGATGTACGCGGCGGCGCTGCTCGACGAGTAGGGGTGGGGGCGCGGGGTGGCCGGGCGGTGCCTCTTCCGGGTTAGGCTTCCACTCTGGCCGCTCCTTACGGGCCGTCCTGCCTACCTGCGGAGAGGTGTTTCCGTCAGAGACAGCTGTCGAATCTTCGGTAAACACCCCGCCGCGTTTTTCACCCCGCAAAAGTATGGATAAGATAGAGAGGTTGCTTCGGCAGCGGAGCGGCCTCGGCCGACTCGCTTGAAGAAACAACGGGTTGTGGCGCAGCTTGGTAGCGCACCTGACTGGG
Encoded here:
- a CDS encoding beta-ketoacyl-[acyl-carrier-protein] synthase family protein, translating into MNGRRVVITGLGAVTPSGIGVPELWNAVVQGRSAITLLEGPEFDGLAVRIGGQVRGFDVSTVLDRSLAKRLSPVQHWAIGAADEALAQAGVDAASVVGSGGGLSGALPWDAERIAVIAATGSGPIDAMQSATRVLDERGPRAVPLTLSIHGAPDSAAALLSQRYGIRGPAQGVSATCASGAVGLGDGLRRIRHGYADAVLVVGMEDCLNGVNLSSNANMRALAAGYEGAPETASRPFDRARSGFVMSQGAAAILIESEEHALARGAEVLAVLAGFGSASDAHHPTAPHPEGRGAAQAVRECLADAGVGPEAVDHINAHGTGTPAGDAAELLALEAVLGEHARRTPISATKSSTGHLLGAGGVVEAIISVVALRQRLLPPTLNLGDPEFDGWDFVAGAARSAVVSRVLSTSFGFGGHNGAVLIERS
- a CDS encoding acyl-CoA dehydrogenase family protein, with protein sequence MSDRETRHQELAERYLPEELLERFRERAAVYDRENSFFHEDLDELRERGYLTLFVPSEFGGPGLTLNEVSRLQQRLATAAPGTALAINMHLMCTGVIRAMFERGDRSLGYVFEEAMAGEIFAFGISEPANDWVLQGSKSKAEPQEDGGYLLSGVKIFTSLSPVWTRLIVHGLDTATADTDAETLVYGFLERTAEEAAAWGGNGIAVSDQWDVLGMRASHSRATILDGARIRPERVARKIPAGRHPDLLTFAITANFQLLIGSVYAGVARRALDLAAAGMKKRRSAKAGTSHAEVPEARVRLADAHMEFMAVPAQLDAYTRDFDELVDYDSEWPLRLVSARLNASTAARRNAETALICAGGSGFDNGSELSRVYRDATAGLFHPPSADAARPMYAAALLDE